From the genome of bacterium, one region includes:
- a CDS encoding serine protease gives MKPIDGPRRATLLTAALLFTFALASSNAEKSGEPRAHTGVSVPFQLFDGEPADRDSPRSPLLEAGLSGDLSAHVLAAPEAAAEIDPQRRVKAGTHIELETLAAGDWQAIDDGAGGVSYALEYRVPGATFLRPRFARLPRAEVLVYGASGIPQRVDATNTSSDPAIWGPIVEGESLVIEVVGVDAPPDLSIDRLSVGEIAPPLSTEQNCHLDPNCYADYADIRKAVALMLFEEGWGTYMCTGSLIGDVHGTQKPWFWTANHCINKQSVAETLVAVWNFETDACDGVVPGLDGLPKNYGADQIANASASDFSLLLLHEDPPAGSAFLGFTTDDLDPGENISVVHHPAGAFKRLAFGYEVSGWDSNMWYVVYTEANTEGGSSGSALLNEDRQLVGQLMGGTSYCWYRPGKDWYGKFGKSWNAGAAAPLSETTTTTTTTTTTTTTIPATDDDADDDDAVDDDGDDDALDDDAFDDDSANADDDASDDDGFGASADDDDDDGGGGCGCG, from the coding sequence ATGAAACCGATCGATGGACCCCGGCGCGCGACGCTCCTTACCGCCGCCCTGCTTTTCACCTTCGCGCTGGCCTCCTCCAACGCCGAAAAATCCGGCGAGCCGCGCGCGCATACCGGCGTTTCCGTGCCCTTCCAGCTTTTCGACGGCGAGCCTGCCGATCGGGATTCGCCGCGCTCGCCGCTTCTTGAGGCGGGCCTTTCGGGCGATCTTTCCGCGCACGTGCTCGCGGCGCCGGAGGCCGCGGCCGAAATCGATCCGCAACGGCGCGTCAAGGCCGGCACGCACATCGAACTGGAAACGCTCGCCGCCGGCGACTGGCAGGCGATCGACGACGGCGCGGGTGGCGTTTCGTACGCGCTCGAATACCGCGTGCCGGGCGCGACGTTCCTTCGCCCGCGTTTTGCGCGCCTGCCGCGCGCCGAGGTTCTTGTTTACGGCGCGTCGGGGATTCCGCAGCGCGTCGACGCGACAAATACCTCAAGCGATCCGGCGATCTGGGGACCGATCGTCGAGGGAGAGAGCCTCGTTATCGAGGTCGTCGGCGTCGACGCGCCGCCGGATTTGTCGATCGACCGGCTGTCGGTCGGCGAGATCGCGCCGCCGCTGTCGACCGAACAGAACTGCCACCTGGACCCAAACTGCTACGCGGATTACGCGGACATCCGCAAGGCCGTCGCGCTGATGCTTTTTGAAGAGGGCTGGGGCACGTACATGTGCACCGGCAGCCTCATCGGCGATGTTCACGGAACGCAAAAGCCCTGGTTCTGGACCGCGAACCATTGCATCAACAAGCAGTCCGTCGCCGAGACGCTGGTCGCGGTGTGGAATTTCGAGACGGACGCTTGCGACGGCGTCGTCCCCGGCCTTGACGGGCTGCCGAAAAACTACGGCGCCGACCAGATCGCGAACGCCTCGGCGTCGGACTTTTCGCTGCTGCTTCTTCACGAAGACCCCCCCGCGGGCAGCGCGTTCCTCGGTTTCACGACCGACGACCTCGACCCGGGCGAAAATATCTCCGTCGTCCATCACCCGGCCGGCGCTTTCAAGCGCCTCGCCTTCGGCTACGAGGTGAGCGGGTGGGACTCGAACATGTGGTACGTCGTTTACACGGAGGCCAACACCGAGGGCGGCTCGTCGGGCTCGGCGCTGCTGAACGAGGACCGGCAGCTTGTCGGGCAGCTCATGGGCGGCACGTCGTACTGCTGGTACCGTCCGGGAAAGGATTGGTACGGCAAGTTCGGCAAGTCCTGGAATGCCGGCGCCGCCGCTCCGCTCTCCGAAACGACGACCACCACCACAACGACCACCACGACCACGACGACGATCCCGGCGACGGACGACGACGCGGACGACGATGACGCGGTCGATGACGACGGCGACGATGACGCGTTAGACGACGACGCGTTCGACGATGATTCCGCGAACGCCGACGACGACGCGTCCGACGACGATGGTTTTGGCGCGTCGGCGGATGACGACGACGATGACGGCGGCGGCGGTTGCGGCTGCGGATGA